The Desulfuromonadales bacterium DNA window TCCCGGTAGAGGTTGCAGGCGCCGAGGAAGTGGTGGTGGGTGAAAAGAACCGTCTCCACCGGCGCCAGCGAGGCGTCGAAGGAGGACGGACAGTCGATCCAGCAGGCGCCGCGGCCCGTCTCGATGCGGTAGGCGGCGTGCTCATAGCCGAGGGCCGGCTGTGAATTGAGCCGTGTCACCTTTTCGTTCACCGGCGTGGCCGCCACCCGGTAGCGGGCCGAGCACTCCTCGGCGGTGATGAAGCGCTCCTTCGGCGCCCCGCAGAAGGGGCAGCGATCAGGATGAAAGCCGACCATGTTGAAACCGCAGGCGAGGCAGACGTACTGCTCCTTTTTCATGGGACCTCCTCTCCAGGTTGTCAGGAAATTCCATTATTGCACCCCCGGCGGAAACCGCAACCGGCCGGCGCCGGGGAAGAGAAAAGACAGGGGGGCAGGCCACCCGGTCAAAACAATCGCCGGGTGGTACAATGGTTTCGAGGCCGCTTCACAGGAAAATTCCGGTGAAGGTGTGAACACTACATCCTGAGGGTCACAGAATGAGCGAAAAGGCCCGCATAGTTGCTGCTCTCGGCGAGCGCCGCCTGCTCCTGCCGTTTCTGCTGAATGAAGCGCTGGCGGCGAATGACCGCGCCAAGTATCGCCTCACCCTCCTGCAGACGGCCAAGGCCCGCGCCGATGCCCCGGAGGGGGCGTTCTCCGATCTGCGCACGGAACGTCTCGCCTGCGGCGTCACCGAGACCTGCTTCGACGAGGTCGTGGCCGGAGCGGCCCGGAGCGGGGCCGACACCTATGCGCTGCTCCATGCCGGCGAGGTCTGCTCGGCGCTGCGGGATGACCTGACGGCGATGCTCGCCCCCTTTGCCGCCTTGCAGAAACCGGAGGCCACTGCCTTTCAGGAGCGGCTGCAGCAGCTGTCAGGGACACCCTGGTGCGCCGGGGACGGCACGATCACGGCAGGAACCATTGCCTCCCTGACGTCAGGAGATCCCGCCCGCGGCGACAGCCTGCATCTGCTCATCATGGAGATGCACAAGGGCCTGAACCGGCTGCAGGCCGAGATCGCTACCGAAAGCGTTGACGGCGCTCTCGCTTACGGCCTGCGGGGTGAGGACCGCTCCCTAGTCGCCGCCTTCATGAAGGGGGTCAACCGGACGCGGGCGCTCAAGTTCGACCATCCGGGTCTCGGCACCACCGCCACCCGCTCCGGCGGCAAGCTGATCCTGCAGAACGATATCGGCACCACCGACGCGCACGTGCTGGTGGTGCATGTCGAAGCCAGGCGCGTGACGGTGACCTGCAGCGACAATCATCTGCCCCGCCTCCTCTTTTTCCAGGGGCTGTTCGCCGCCCGGGGTATGGCCTGGGAGGATGTCCACTCCCGTACCGACCAGGCCTTCGCGGGAGGGGTCTACCACCTCTGCGTCGGGACGTACGAGGCGCCGGGCAAGAAAGAGCTCAGGGCTTTTCTGACGCACCTCGGTTCGCGCCTGGTCTTCCTGATCGACTGGAACCGGGCCCGCAAGCGGTTGCAGCGTCTGGTCCCCAAGGCGGATGCTCTTTCCCTGCTCGCCTGGGCGGCGGGGGAAGACGTCGGTCACATGGCCTTTCTCAAGGCCGGCGGCGAACGGATGGTCTTCGACGCCCTGCAGTTCGTGGCCGGGGGTACCCTGACCTACGGTGTCACCCTCGCCGAACTGCTCGGCCGGGAAGCGGCCGTCTCCTACCTGCGCTTCATCCTCAAGGCTTGCGCCCTGGGCCTGATTCAAAACCGGCCGCTGGCCCTTATCCGCGACGAGGCGCGGGTGGAGCTGTACAAGTATTACCACAGCGCCCAGCAGAACCTCCTCGACCTCGCTGGCAACCATGCGGCGCTGGCGGTCGAGATCGCCACCGCCATCCGCGACGGGCTGCTCACCGTCTCCCGGCCCGAGACTGTTGCCGGCTTCGAGCGGATCGGCCAGCGTGCCAAGGATTGGGAGCGCAAGGCCGATGAACTCGTCATCCGGGGCCGCGAGCTGGCCCGGCAATCGGAGCAGGCCGATGCCATCCGGCAACTGCTCGAGGCCGCCGACGACATCACGGACGAACTGGAGGAGGCAGCCTTCCATCTCACCCTCCTGAAGCCGGAGAGCCTGGCGGCAGAGATCCGCCGGTCGCTGGCCGCCCTGGCCCGGCTGCTGGTCGAAGGGACGCAGGAATACCTGAAGGCGATCGAGAACGTACGGGGCATCCACCGTAGCGGCTCGCCGGACGACATGCGCGACTTCCTCGAGTCGATTCACCGCATCATGGCCATCGAGCAGCAGAGCGATACCACGGAGCGGGCGGTGCGCAAGGCGCTGGTCGGCGCCGCGGAAGATTTCCGGCAGGCCTTCGTCATCGCCGAAAGCGCCAGGAAGCTGGAATCGGCCGCCGATGCCCTGATGCATGCCGGCATGCTCCTGCGCGACCAGATTCTCGGCCGGGTCATGGTGAGGCGATGACGCACGACGGCATTTTCAGGATCGCCCCCCGCCGCATCGGCGTCTCCCGCGGGAGCGCGGATGAAATGGGGGTCAAGGCCTTCGATCTGGCGCGCCTGGCGCGTCTCGGGCTTCCCGTGCCGCCGGCCTTCGTCCTGGGAACCCTCCACTGCCGCCGCTGCTACCGGGCTCCGGAACGCTGCCGCAAGAACCTGACCCGCCTGCTGGAAGAGCAGACGCGCTGGCTCCAGTCGGTGACGGGGCTGGGGTTCGGCGATCCCCGCCGGCCGCTGCTGGTTTCCGTCCGCTCCGGGGCGCCGGCGTCGATGCCCGGCATGATGGATACGCTGCTCAACATCGGCCTCTGCGATGCGACGGCCCGCGGCCTGCTGCGGATGACCGGCAATCCCCGGCTGGTCTGGGATTCGTACCGCCGTCTCATCGTGAATTTTGCCGAGGTGGCCTTCGGCGCCAGCCCGCAGCCGTTCGCCGCGGCGCTGGCGGTGGTGCTCGGCCGGGAGCAGGCGGAGCGGCCGCAGGACCTGGACTACCTGAGCCTGGCCGAGCTCACCCGGACCTACCTCCAGCTCTTCCAGGAACTGACGGGAAAGCCGTTTCCCCAGAACCCTCCGGAGCAGCTCGAGCTTGCCGTGCAGGCCGTGATCGCCTCCTGGAACGCTCCCCGCGCCGTCGAATACCGCCGCCTCTATGAACTGCCCGACGAGCTCTGTACCGCGGTCACCATCCAGCAGATGGTCTTCGGCAATGCGGGAGGAACCTCGGGTGCGGGGGTGGGGTTCACCCGGGATCCGGATACGGGCGAGAAGAGGCTCTACCTCGATTTCCTGTTCAACAGCCAGGGGGAAGACGTCGTCTCCGGGCGCGCCACCGGTTCCGACGCCGAGCGGCTCTTTCCGGCCCTCCCCGAAACCGAACAGACCCTTCTCGGCATCGGGGCCGCCCTCGAGCAGGCATACGGCGACGCCCAGGAATTCGAATTCACCATTCAGGACGGGGTTCTCTACCTGTTGCAGACGCGAACGGCCAAGCGGACGCCGTGGGCGGCGCTGCGGATGGCGGTCGAACAGGTCGCAGAAGGGCTCATCGGGCCCGGCGAAGCGCTGGCCCGTCTGCATGGCCTCGCTCTTGACGACATCGGGCGCCAGCGGCTCGCCACCGGGGAGCAGGAGCCGCTCTGCCAGGGGCAGCCGGCGGGCATCGGCGTGGCCATCGGCCCACTCGCCCTCGACCTTGAGGCCGCCCGCCGGTTTGCCGCCGAAGGGCGGCCGGCGGTGCTCGTCCGCTTTGAGATGACCACCGCCGACATTGCCGGCATCGCCCTCGCGGCCGGCGTGCTGACGGCGCGGGGGAACCGCACCTCCCATGCGGCGGTGGTGGCGCGGCAACTCGGCAAGGCGTGCGTGGCGGGTTGCCGCCCCCTGCGGATCGAGCCGGAGCGGCGGCGCGTCGCCTTCGGCGAACGGACCCTGGCCGAAGGGGAGCCGGTCACCCTCGATTCCAACACGGGACGGGTTTTTGCCGGCGAAGCGCAGCTCGCCATCGATTATCCGACGGTCTGGCTTGCGGAAATCCGGAAATGGCAGCAAGCCGGTCGATGAGCAGGGAGACCAGGTCGGGGCGAAGGGCGAGCTGCAAGAATGGTGGAAATAAGCCTTCCGGAGAGCTACTTCTGCGGGTTTTTCGGATAATCGAAAAAGACCTGGGTGCCTTGCCCTGCCGCCAATTCGGACCAGGCTGCGATGTCGAGATCGATGCAGACCACCCCGCAAGTTGGGATGTTGTCGATTTTAGTGCGGTTCACCACGTTGTTCAGGTCGGTGAAGCCCGGGTTGTGGCCGACCATCATGACGTGCTGGCATTCGTCGGTGAGGCCGCGCAGGATCCCGAGCAGGGTTTCCGGTGAAGCCTCGTAGATGGCGTCGACTTTTTCGACCTTGTCCTTGGCGAAGCCGATCTTGCCGGCGATTATCCTGGCCGTCTTGGCGGCGCGCCTGGCGGGGCTCGTCAGCAACAGGTCCGGCATCATCTCTTTTTTGGCCAGGCGTTTTCCCATCAGGGGCGCGTTCTCTTCCCCTCGCTTGCTCAAGGGGCGGTCGATATCCTCCAGCAGGGGATCCTCGCGGCTCGATTTGGCGTGCCGGACCAGGGTCAATCGTTTCATGACGGCTTATTCTCCTTTACCATTTTGAGAAAGGGTGACGGACGAGATTGGCGTTGTAGTAGCGCGGATCATGGGAGACGTCTTCGCCGGCCCAGTCGGGAAGGGAAAAGGCCTGATCTTCGTCGGCCAACTCCACCTCGGCCAGGGTCAGTCCCTGGTTCTCCCCCAGAAACTCATCCACCTCCCAGACCAGGCCGGCATGCTCGATACGGTAGCGGTATTTTTCGATCAGCGGCTGCAGGCAGAGGGTGTCGAGCATTTCAGCGGCCTCCCGGGGGGGGATCCGGTATTCGTACTCGGCCCGCGCGATCCCCTTCGAGGGGCCCTTGATGGTCAAAAAGCTCTCCTCCCCCACGACCCGCACCCGCACGGTGCGCTCCTTTTCGGCCACCAGGTAGCCCTGCCGGTAAAGCTTTCCGGTGGCTCCCCTTTTCCAGGCGGTCCCGTTCACCAGAAATTTGCGTTCGATCTCGGTCGGCATGTTCCTGCTCTTTTCTTTCTGGATTTTACTTCGTGTTCTTCCCGTCTTCGCGTGAGACTGCTTTTCCAGGTTTATTCGGGCACAGATGGGTCCGTCGGCGGCGGAAACAATTCCTCGAAGAGCCTGCGGTTCCTGCCCCGGCAGAACCCTGCGAAGTGCGTCTTGAATTCCTTGCGCACCCGCTGCTGCTGTTCAGCCAGGCTGGCCACCAGCATCCCCATGGCGATGAGGGTCGCGGCCGGGGTTTCTCCTTCGTCGACCATTTGTTGACTGAATTGCCGCAAGGCGGCCCCCTGCACCTCCAGGTCCTGAAAGGCGCCGAGGTTCTCTTGCAGAAGCTTCAGGGCAGCGATGAGCTTATTGACCTTTTTGACCGGATAGAGCGGCTGGAAAAACTCCAGGAGGTAGCGCAGTTTCTTGCAGCTTCTGCGCAGTTGGTGCAGGTCCGTGGCCGGCGACGCCTTGGTGATCGCCTTCCCCTGCCTGACGACCCGCCGGTAGACCCGCGCGATCTGCTCCCCCGCAACCTCACTGACCGGCCGCCTGGCATTGGCCAGGGATGTTTTCGCCGGGACGTCCGCCTCCAGAAAAGCTCGCCAGCCATGCATCAACTGCCGGTAACGGTTGGAATCGAGGGCCTTGACCAGCGCTGCCTGCTCCTTTTTCTGATGGCTCTTCAGGAAATCATGCAACGGCTGCAAGTCGTTCTGCACTGCCTGCGGCAGTCTGGCCCGGTAATCCGGCAAGTGCAGCAG harbors:
- a CDS encoding PEP/pyruvate-binding domain-containing protein translates to MTHDGIFRIAPRRIGVSRGSADEMGVKAFDLARLARLGLPVPPAFVLGTLHCRRCYRAPERCRKNLTRLLEEQTRWLQSVTGLGFGDPRRPLLVSVRSGAPASMPGMMDTLLNIGLCDATARGLLRMTGNPRLVWDSYRRLIVNFAEVAFGASPQPFAAALAVVLGREQAERPQDLDYLSLAELTRTYLQLFQELTGKPFPQNPPEQLELAVQAVIASWNAPRAVEYRRLYELPDELCTAVTIQQMVFGNAGGTSGAGVGFTRDPDTGEKRLYLDFLFNSQGEDVVSGRATGSDAERLFPALPETEQTLLGIGAALEQAYGDAQEFEFTIQDGVLYLLQTRTAKRTPWAALRMAVEQVAEGLIGPGEALARLHGLALDDIGRQRLATGEQEPLCQGQPAGIGVAIGPLALDLEAARRFAAEGRPAVLVRFEMTTADIAGIALAAGVLTARGNRTSHAAVVARQLGKACVAGCRPLRIEPERRRVAFGERTLAEGEPVTLDSNTGRVFAGEAQLAIDYPTVWLAEIRKWQQAGR
- a CDS encoding CYTH domain-containing protein; this translates as MPTEIERKFLVNGTAWKRGATGKLYRQGYLVAEKERTVRVRVVGEESFLTIKGPSKGIARAEYEYRIPPREAAEMLDTLCLQPLIEKYRYRIEHAGLVWEVDEFLGENQGLTLAEVELADEDQAFSLPDWAGEDVSHDPRYYNANLVRHPFSKW
- a CDS encoding CHAD domain-containing protein; protein product: MAVQEGELLIPRDTGPAPPPARLTGRPLDAAMRTDAAAKAVLLQQFGALTANEAGAMADLGPEYLHDFRVAVRRTRTALGQIRDVFPKKALERFRTGFAWLGEVTGPTRDLDVYLLHLPDYRARLPQAVQNDLQPLHDFLKSHQKKEQAALVKALDSNRYRQLMHGWRAFLEADVPAKTSLANARRPVSEVAGEQIARVYRRVVRQGKAITKASPATDLHQLRRSCKKLRYLLEFFQPLYPVKKVNKLIAALKLLQENLGAFQDLEVQGAALRQFSQQMVDEGETPAATLIAMGMLVASLAEQQQRVRKEFKTHFAGFCRGRNRRLFEELFPPPTDPSVPE
- a CDS encoding histidine phosphatase family protein, which gives rise to MKRLTLVRHAKSSREDPLLEDIDRPLSKRGEENAPLMGKRLAKKEMMPDLLLTSPARRAAKTARIIAGKIGFAKDKVEKVDAIYEASPETLLGILRGLTDECQHVMMVGHNPGFTDLNNVVNRTKIDNIPTCGVVCIDLDIAAWSELAAGQGTQVFFDYPKNPQK
- a CDS encoding DUF47 family protein, yielding MSEKARIVAALGERRLLLPFLLNEALAANDRAKYRLTLLQTAKARADAPEGAFSDLRTERLACGVTETCFDEVVAGAARSGADTYALLHAGEVCSALRDDLTAMLAPFAALQKPEATAFQERLQQLSGTPWCAGDGTITAGTIASLTSGDPARGDSLHLLIMEMHKGLNRLQAEIATESVDGALAYGLRGEDRSLVAAFMKGVNRTRALKFDHPGLGTTATRSGGKLILQNDIGTTDAHVLVVHVEARRVTVTCSDNHLPRLLFFQGLFAARGMAWEDVHSRTDQAFAGGVYHLCVGTYEAPGKKELRAFLTHLGSRLVFLIDWNRARKRLQRLVPKADALSLLAWAAGEDVGHMAFLKAGGERMVFDALQFVAGGTLTYGVTLAELLGREAAVSYLRFILKACALGLIQNRPLALIRDEARVELYKYYHSAQQNLLDLAGNHAALAVEIATAIRDGLLTVSRPETVAGFERIGQRAKDWERKADELVIRGRELARQSEQADAIRQLLEAADDITDELEEAAFHLTLLKPESLAAEIRRSLAALARLLVEGTQEYLKAIENVRGIHRSGSPDDMRDFLESIHRIMAIEQQSDTTERAVRKALVGAAEDFRQAFVIAESARKLESAADALMHAGMLLRDQILGRVMVRR